The nucleotide sequence CCTTCCCTagtgccttcagagggagcatggccctgctgagaCAGAGTAGAAATGGGACTCGGCCCACCCCCACTAATGCGTTGTTCCATATGTGCCCGCTGACCCCCAGACCTTGCAGCACCATACTCGCTGCAGGTGCCATACTCGCTGGCCAGACCTTGCCACTGTCTGAAATAAACTAAGATAAGGAGCATCCTGCCGTAAGTCTTACTCAAGGGGATTGACTCGATCACCCGCTTGTGCACAAGGCCAGGAGAATGACTGATCCCTACGCCTGGCCTCGTTATAACACTAAAATCCCCACCCAGGTATGGGCTTTTCTGCTATTTTCCAATCACACAGCTTGTGTCAGCATGATTCTTCCCTGCATCTGAGCACCCTTCACTCCACCCCATACATGTAATGACACTCACCTGACTCATAAATCAGGCATGTCACCCTCCTTAAGACACCACAATGCACTCCCCTTGGGGAGCCAGCCAAGAATCCTTCCTCCTGGACAACCTTTAGGGCATAAGACTTACTATGTCTCTTTTCTGCTCAACCTTTAGGGGCATAAGACTTAATAAAGCCCATCTGGGAAACTTGCTTGGCCTCGTATCAACTTCTGTTTCATGGGAGCCTAAGAACATGTAGTCGGGAACACTGCCAGCATCTTTATTTCCGACTTCCGAACTTTGGAACTGTGAGACAACAAATCTCCGTGGTTCTAAGCTACCCATTTTCTGGCACTTTGTTACGACAGCCCCAGGAAACAAATGCAGGCACATTCTGCTCCATCTGCTGCTCTCTCCAGACCACAGCTCCTCCCCAAGCCCACCCCATGAGAGGCTGAGGACAGAAGCAAGACCCTTCACAGGCCACCATCACTGCTGGATGGTCACTTCCAGCACTGACTGTCTGGGAGCTCCAACCTCAGTTCTCAGTTTCCTGGAGCCGATGGGAGGATGAGGACAAGGAGGAACGAGGGTGCTAGCCTCCCAGGAACTGTCCCTGAGCCTCCACCCTGCTGTCCCGAAACTGCCCCTGAGCCTCCACCCTGCTGTCCCTGGAGCTGCCCCTGAGCCTCCACCCTGCTGTCCCCAAAACTGTCATTGAGCCTCCACCGTGCTGTCCCTAGAGCCCAGAAAGCCCAGGGCTGGCCAAACATCACCCCTCACACCTCCTCTGGCCCCTCCTCCCAGCCATCAACACTTTGGAAGAGGCATTAAGCCCCTTTTAATCTCTAGAAAGGTGCCTCaggaaggcacagagaggttacaCCAGGTGGTCATGGTGCCTTACCTGTGTCTACTGGGCCCTGGCTGGCCCTTTAAGGGGATGAGGACGGAACAGCTGAGAGACCACACCCCTCAGAGGCCAGGGATAAAGCAAAGGGACAGTGAAGGAACGTGTGGGCAGGATGCTGAGGGTAGAGGTTCCTCCCCACAGGCACTGAGCAGAGGGTTCCTTCCTCCCTGAAGCTGCCCCCGAGCCTCCATCCAGACAGGACCTCCAACCACTACTAGGGACCCGATCTTAGGAGGTTCAGTCCCAGACAAGGGTTCCAGAGACTTAAGTCCACTTTCCCAAAATGGACATGATGCTTCTGGCAAGTCAGGGACCTAGAACGTCCAGGACAGAGCCTTGCTGAGGACGGAAGGGAGCAACGTGCCCTGGAGGTCCTCATGCAGCCCGGGCCTCTGGCAGTGACCAGCCAGCACCCAGGCACCTCCTTGCTGGGCCTCCGAGCCCTGATGGTCACACAAAAGGCCACAGGCCAGGGCTGGGATGGGCCCAGGGCTCTGCATGTTACCTGGGAGGGCTGAGGGGTGGCATCCCCTGTAGCAGCTCAAGGCACAGTAGTCACTGCTGTTACTGTTGCCCTCTGAGTCTGGGGGAGCTGGCCTGGTGGGGGACGTGGGGGCCCAGTCCTCCGGTGGCAGACAGGCAAGCGGCTGAGCCCTCCACTCCGCACACCCTGCTGGCAGCACATTCTCTGAGCTCAGGTTCCCCGGGAGGCAGGTCCCAgtgccctcctgctcctcctccaggaCCACAGATTTCCAAGGACCCGATGGGCCACAGGTGAGCAGTGCAGTGGCCTCCTGGACGCAGGGCTCCGAGGCTCCTCGTGGTGTGCCAGCAGCACAGTCCCGGGTCAGCAGCACACCAGCCCTGTGGGCCCCCATCCAAGTCCGGAACAGAGTGCGGGAGGAGGGAAAGGCTCAGGCAGCATGTTCAGAACTCATCCTGGGAGCAGCTGCCTCCTTTCTGGCAagcccagcctccctcctcctccaggaagctcttCTGAGGTCCACACCCAGAGGCCAAGGAGCGCCTGTGGCTTGGACATTCTGTCTTTCCTCCATGTGCCAGCCCAGCCTCATCATGGGACCCCGAGTCCCTTCAGGCTCCTCACCGCTCcaccagcacagggcctggtgcTCACAGCACCCCGAACCAAGGTACAGATGGTGACATCTGCCCAGGACAGAGCCAACTCCTGATGGCATGAGTCTCAAGTCCTTTCAGCAGCTACAGAGACTGGGcattcccaacacacacacacacacacacacacacagacacacacacacacacacacacacagacacacacacacacacagacacacagacacacacacgcacagacacacagacacacagacacacagacacatacatgaGTTGCTGTCAGGACTGGTGACTTTCAAATCACTGGACTAAGGCTGGCAGACCTGGATCTTCCTGTGGGGTCACAGGAGGCCCCCGCCTCCAAAAGGAAGCTGTTCCCTTGGTGGGACCAGGAGCCTCCATCCCAtgcaccacacataccacacccTCCATCACTGCACTGCTCCCTGGAGACCAACCTATGGCACCAGATGCCCACCAGAGGGTCTAAATAACCCCTGGCAGGTGCCCTTGTTCTCTAGGGAAGGGCTGGTGCCTGCAACAGGATGACAGGCCAGGGACAATCACAATCTGTGTCCTGCCCAGCCTTGTACTCAGCTGCCCATGCTCTTAACAGTCACACCTACCACCCTGGGGAAAGAGGGGGACTCTGCCAAGAGCCAGGTGCCCGGTTTATGGTTCAAATTGAATATTTGGACAAAAATCTTGAAAACTAGGCTCCTCACTGAGAGACAAAAGGATTTTTCTGCACAGTAAGCTGGAGCCGTGGTGTGGAGGGGACATCCTTGCCGCACAGGGCCCAGGGATGCCCTAGGGCACAGGGAGGGAAGATCCTGGGGAAGAGAGGTCAGCTTGGCCCAGACCCCAGGGAGGGGCCCTCACTGCTTCTTGTCCTTTGTCCAAAGTGAGGAGTCTGAGGGGAAAAACCAGAGACCACTCACTGGAGCCCTCCGTttccccctcctcccatccccctcctcccacctcctcctcccacccccgtcctcctcccacccccctcCTCCGTTTCCCCCTCTTCCCACTCAGGCGGCATGAACCACCAGcccagcagggaggggagggcctGATGCAACCCCCAAGTTGCTCACTGATTCTTGGGCTGTGGGGGCCCAACAGGGCCACAGAGGGGGAAGTGCAGAGCCCACTCCTCAGCTGTGGTGCCAGCATGAAATCTGCGAGGACCAGGGGACCAGGCAGAGCAGGAGCCCAGAGGCAGTGAGAGCCCCGAGGGCAGTGCACACACCACAGACCCTTCCCCACAGCCACAGGACAGACACGTTTGCAGAAGGAGGAGGTGAGGCACATGGTGGGTGCAGACAGCCGCAAACCAGAGGGGACAGAGATAAGTCAtgagaaatttacatttttccatcaacagtggaactggagacatgagaacaaaaagaaatcagtaatGGAGAATAAAGCTAGTTTTTCCCCATTTGAGACACAGCATATAGATTGAAATACACTGAACATACAAAAAAGGCTCCAAGCACTGACAAGGCTCGCATACTGGCTGCCAACCCTCATGAAAGCCAACATCCCGGGCAGGCCAGAGCTCTGGGGAACACCTGCCCCCGACGCCCTGCCGTGGTCTCTACACACACCTGGAAGTTCCCATTGTGCACACTGTAGAGGGGCTAGAAGAACACCACTGGAGAGGACACGTTCTGGTAGAAGGTTCTCTTCACCTGAGGCCAGCAGAGGCCAGTCAGAGGCCTGTGGGGAGCCAGGTGGCCTGAGGTGGCCTGAGGTCACTGCAGAGGCTGAGCTTCCTTCCATCAGCAGGAGGCCCGCCCACCTTGTCCCTGCCACTGCCTCTCTCCCGTCTCATCACATTCCAACCCACTCTCAGGGTAGGACCCAACTGGGCCTCCTTGCCTAACAGCCTCACAGAACTGATTTATACTGAGGCAGGTGTCCTTTACAGCGTGAGCGCCAATGGTGGATTCAGAATTGGGAGTTACCAGCCAGGTCCTCAGCCCACAGAGGGAGCCAGCACCTCCAGGAACCTCGTCTTTGACATCAGCAGGTCTGTGGCTCCCAACCTACCCAGTGTCTCCTTGAGCACCGGACTTGCTGCCAAAGATCCACTGACCCTCCCACAAGGATGTCACCTGGGGCTCCAACCCAACAGGTGCAAATAGACCTCCCCAATCTCCCCGCAAGGGTGTCCCCCATTTCCCCACCTCAGGGGTCACCACACTCATATCTCATCCAGTCACATGTCCCCTCTATTTCTCCCTCTAAGACCCTGCAATTCCCTCCACTTTGCTCTATCTCCATTTCTTTCACTGGCTCATGCCAAATCATCTCCCTGTGGGCACCCTGCTGGCCCCCATTTGTCCCCAGCAGGTCCCCCATGTCCCCTTGTCCCAGCAATCCATTCCTCAAAACACAAACTAGGCCATATCACACAGTTTCACACTTTCCTTTGCTCCAAGGAGAAGTCAAGCACCCTCCCGCTTAGCCGCACTGAGCACCCCTCTCCCCACATCCTCTTCCTCACATCCGCTGCCTGACATAGCCCCTGCACCCCCTCTTGTAACCTGATATGTGGTACACGAGGCATGACAGTTTATTGAAGAAGGGTCTTTGTCCATCTTGTTCTCTAAGGCATCTGCCAGGGTGAGAACAGGGTCCTGTGCACACCAGATGCCTCAACTGTACTTTCATAGAACATGTGAACAAAGGAACAAACCAAGCTCCTCCAGAGGCAGAAAACTAGGACCTCCGGCTCTTGATCTCAGTGACTCTGGGTCTGGTTGGGACCCAGCTGCCCTTGTCTTCGGCCTCTGCCACAGATCCCCCTTACCTTCTCTCCCTGGCAACTTGCGAACCCTCTTCTGGCCCAGAGTGGAGACTTGAAAAGCCCACTCCATCCAGGACCAGACagtggagagaggaggggaggaaccAGACAAGAGTGGCCCTTGACGGCCTAcccaccacacactcacacatgcacacagtgaCACATCTGCACACATACACTAGCACGTACACTCTCACCcactcacacatgtacacacacactcacatcagCTACCTACCTGGGTGATGGCTTGAACAGGAGGGAGGTCAGGCCAGTCAGCAGGAGAAAGACAGACACAGCAACAAAGGTGTTGCCTGGCTGCCCCCAGGGTGGGATCAGAGGGCCTGTGGCCAGGAAGGGCCCAGGGGCTATGAGCAGCCTCAGTGCACActtacatgtgtgcacacataaacacatacatgcacactcaCCACActtatgtgcacacacacacagagagacacaggcACACTCACCCTactcccatacacacacacgaagCACACACATGTTCATGTCAGCATATGTGTTCCCACACACACCTGGCTCCAGTTCCTCCCCTCCTCATCACTCCAAGTTGACATCTCCTTATTTAGAGTGGGGAGTCTGCCCTGGACTGCTGCTCCCAGGAGAGAGGACCCCAGGGGAAGCCAGTCAAAGTGTTACCTCCCAGGCCTCTTCCTGCCTCTTAAAGCCCAGCTCATAGCTGAGAAGTGTGGTCATCAGCTCCAAGGCAGGACTGATGCTCCAGGTCAAGATGCAGTGGCCAGAGCTGACATTGCTCTGCAAATCAGAGAGTGGGTCCAGCTTCACTGGAACAGAGTGAAGCTACCTAAGGCTGAAGCCCCATGGGTCTGGGTGTGTCAGTCAGCACACCCAAGACTGGGGATCTGAAAGATTCCCAAGGGGCATAGTCAAGACCCTCTCAGACCAGGCACCTCAGTGGGAGACTGGAACAGAAAAGCCCCAGGCGGGACAGGACAGCAATAACTTCCTCTGGCCTCTGCAGCTACACCACGTGGTTTCTAAATATtgctttccctttccttcacAGTCTGCGGCTGGAAGTTCTTCCCAGCATCTTACTGGAGTCCTTCCTGCTATGACTGAAGAACACTTCACGTGACTCAAatgccagcccctgccccaacTAGCAGCCCTGCATCTTTATTTTCTGCCCAAACCCTGCCCCTGCAGAACCACGTGGACCCCCCCCTCCCAGGGTCCAAGCCCCCAGCCCTGGATCTCACTTGGCAGGGACTGAGAACACTCACTGGGCCACAGGGGTCCTAGGTTGCAGGGCCCTGATCCCAGCCCCCAAGCAGCTAGGATGTTCTTGGCAAAGGGCCCTGCCCCAGGTCTATAGCTGATACTCACCGTGTCTCCAGGGCAGGCACTGCAGCTCCACCAGGCTGACCTGCTCCCTCCCAGACACGCAGTGGTGGAAAGTGACGATGAAATTGTTGCATAGCAGGAGCACTGCCTCGGGTGGCAGCACTACAGTGCACTCGCTGACCCACGATATGCACTTAC is from Macaca fascicularis isolate 582-1 chromosome 9, T2T-MFA8v1.1 and encodes:
- the LOC123575494 gene encoding interleukin-9 receptor-like produces the protein MGAHRAGVLLTRDCAAGTPRGASEPCVQEATALLTCGPSGPWKSVVLEEEQEGTGTCLPGNLSSENVLPAGCAEWRAQPLACLPPEDWAPTSPTRPAPPDSEGNSNSSDYCALSCYRGCHPSALPGNMQSPGPIPALACGLLCDHQGSEAQQGGAWVLAGHCQRPGLHEDLQGTLLPSVLSKALSWTF